One window of the Candidatus Methanoperedens sp. genome contains the following:
- the argF gene encoding ornithine carbamoyltransferase — protein MPIHLLSLADLSYIDIISILETASDLKEKRERGKTQDTLKNRSLGMLFEKSSTRTRISFEVAMTELGGHAIYLNYKDMQLGRGESLPDTARVMSRYVHAIMGRVYKHETLVELSKHATIPVINGLSDLEHPCQLLADLMTIREYKGKFKGLNFTWVGDGNNVCNSAILACALMGMKMTAACPPGYEPESGIVEKAKELGGIINVIGDPVKAAKNADILYTDVWVSMGNEEEYDKRMHDLRRYQINSKLLEQAKHDVMVLHCLPAHRGEEITADVVDGPNSAVFDQAENRLHTQKALLLKLLS, from the coding sequence TTGCCAATTCATTTATTGTCTCTTGCAGATTTATCTTATATCGATATTATTTCAATACTTGAAACGGCATCTGACCTGAAGGAAAAAAGGGAAAGGGGAAAAACCCAGGACACCTTGAAAAATAGATCACTCGGTATGCTTTTTGAAAAATCATCTACCCGCACCCGCATATCATTCGAGGTAGCTATGACTGAACTTGGAGGCCATGCGATCTATCTGAATTATAAAGATATGCAGCTCGGGCGGGGGGAATCCCTCCCGGATACCGCACGTGTGATGTCGCGCTATGTTCATGCCATCATGGGCCGTGTGTACAAACATGAGACCCTCGTAGAACTTTCAAAACACGCTACCATACCTGTTATCAATGGCCTGTCTGACCTTGAACATCCCTGCCAGTTACTTGCCGACCTTATGACGATCCGTGAATACAAAGGAAAATTCAAAGGACTGAATTTCACCTGGGTCGGGGATGGAAATAATGTATGCAATTCTGCCATTCTTGCTTGCGCCCTCATGGGCATGAAAATGACAGCGGCATGTCCCCCGGGATATGAGCCAGAGTCCGGGATCGTGGAAAAGGCAAAGGAACTCGGTGGAATAATCAATGTCATCGGCGACCCCGTGAAAGCCGCCAAGAATGCCGACATCCTGTACACAGATGTATGGGTCTCAATGGGGAACGAAGAAGAATATGACAAGAGGATGCATGACCTGCGGCGATACCAGATCAACAGTAAGCTTTTAGAACAGGCCAAGCATGATGTGATGGTACTCCACTGCCTTCCGGCACACAGGGGCGAAGAGATCACTGCGGATGTGGTCGATGGACCGAACTCTGCTGTGTTTGACCAGGCAGAGAACAGGCTGCATACGCAGAAAGCACTGCTCCTGAAATTATTGTCTTAA
- a CDS encoding aminotransferase class III-fold pyridoxal phosphate-dependent enzyme, with amino-acid sequence MRKPGKKSRDIIDRDAKVMSALTRPYELVVDHAEGSTIFDVDGNKYIDFASSVAVMNIGYNNKKVREAVCGQMEKMVHCGFSDFNAEIPVKLSEKLCRMTGYEKVFLSNSGAESVEAAMKLAFWYTKRNSMVAFYRAFHGRTLGALSLTSSRIRHKEHFPSLRVIHSDYAYCYRCPLDLEYPQCGISCAKEIERTIFKRELSPEDTAAIVTEPIQGEGGFIVPPAEFHKEIRRICDENNILMIADEVQSGGFRTGKFMALENFGVRADIVCMSKSIGGGIPLGATLSTSKIMSWPSGAHANTFGGNLLASAGGLATLEFMESNRLGDKAVEKGNYLVKRLNELKEQYPIIGDVRGIGLMIGVEFVEENKDPAAEKRNWIVKQALDEGLILLPAGDSVIRFVPPLVISSDEIDKGLEIFENSLKTVR; translated from the coding sequence ATGAGGAAACCAGGAAAAAAATCCAGAGATATCATAGACAGGGACGCCAAGGTCATGTCGGCGCTGACGCGCCCCTATGAATTGGTTGTCGACCATGCTGAAGGCTCAACGATTTTTGATGTTGACGGTAACAAATACATTGATTTTGCATCAAGCGTGGCAGTAATGAATATCGGCTATAATAATAAAAAAGTCAGAGAAGCGGTATGCGGGCAGATGGAAAAAATGGTTCACTGCGGTTTCTCCGATTTCAATGCTGAGATTCCGGTCAAGCTGTCAGAAAAGCTCTGCCGGATGACGGGATATGAGAAGGTATTTCTATCTAATTCAGGCGCTGAGTCAGTCGAGGCGGCCATGAAACTTGCATTCTGGTACACGAAAAGGAACAGCATGGTGGCGTTCTACCGGGCCTTCCATGGAAGGACGCTCGGCGCGCTCTCGCTGACAAGTTCCAGAATCCGCCATAAGGAGCATTTCCCATCATTGCGGGTCATTCACTCAGACTATGCTTACTGCTACCGATGTCCGCTTGACCTCGAATATCCGCAGTGCGGCATATCCTGCGCAAAGGAGATCGAGCGAACCATCTTCAAGCGAGAACTCTCGCCCGAGGACACCGCAGCCATTGTTACGGAGCCCATACAGGGGGAGGGTGGGTTCATCGTACCGCCTGCCGAGTTCCATAAGGAGATAAGGAGGATATGCGATGAGAACAACATCCTGATGATAGCAGATGAAGTCCAAAGCGGCGGTTTCAGGACAGGAAAATTCATGGCACTTGAGAATTTTGGCGTGCGGGCGGATATCGTGTGCATGTCCAAATCCATCGGCGGGGGAATACCTCTTGGCGCGACGTTATCTACCAGTAAGATAATGAGCTGGCCTTCAGGAGCCCATGCCAATACCTTTGGGGGCAATCTGCTTGCGTCTGCCGGAGGGCTTGCAACTCTTGAGTTCATGGAAAGCAACAGGCTCGGCGATAAGGCGGTTGAGAAAGGAAATTACCTGGTAAAGCGCCTGAACGAACTCAAGGAGCAATATCCGATAATTGGGGATGTCCGGGGCATCGGCCTTATGATCGGCGTGGAATTCGTTGAGGAAAATAAGGACCCAGCTGCCGAAAAGCGCAACTGGATCGTAAAGCAGGCCCTTGATGAAGGGCTGATCCTGCTCCCTGCAGGTGACTCTGTTATCAGATTCGTGCCTCCCCTCGTGATTTCAAGCGATGAGATAGATAAAGGTCTTGAAATATTTGAGAATTCGCTCAAAACGGTGAGGTAA
- a CDS encoding aldehyde dehydrogenase family protein: MKCLHEYKLFINGEWTESSTGETFDDINPATLDVIAKLHKASKEDVSRAVDSAEDAFDAWSCTPAPRRAKILFSAARMLEERKEELARLMTAEMGKILKETRGDVQEAIDITYYAAGEGRRLLGETTPSELPDKFAMTVRRPIGVVGLITPWNFPIAIPAWKIMPALISGNTIVFKPASDTPLLSIELVKILAEAGLPEGVLNLVMGEGKSVGGAIVHDRKIRAVSFTGSLATGKWILGEAGKDMKRVSLELGGKNPIIVMDDANLDLAIDGVLWGAFGTTGQRCTAASRVIVHEKILPEFQKRFIQRTKRLKLGNGLDENIDVGPVINGSQLQKIAKYVAIGKDEGAKLALGGNTIKPLPGYFFEPTIFTDVAPDMRIAQEEIFGPVVSLIKAGDLDEAINIANSVEYGLSSSIYTENMTSAFRAIEKIEAGITYVNAPTIGSEIHLPFGGVKSTGNGTREAGTTAIEEFTELKTVYFDYSGKLQKAQIDIE, from the coding sequence GTGAAGTGTTTGCATGAGTATAAACTTTTCATAAATGGCGAATGGACAGAATCAAGCACGGGAGAGACTTTTGATGATATCAACCCGGCAACCCTCGATGTGATAGCGAAACTCCATAAGGCATCAAAGGAGGACGTGTCTCGCGCAGTTGACAGCGCGGAGGATGCCTTTGACGCGTGGAGCTGCACGCCTGCCCCCAGGCGTGCGAAGATACTTTTCAGCGCTGCAAGGATGCTTGAGGAGCGAAAGGAAGAGCTTGCGCGTCTCATGACGGCTGAGATGGGAAAAATCCTGAAGGAAACACGGGGTGATGTCCAGGAAGCCATCGATATAACATATTATGCAGCTGGTGAGGGGCGCCGTCTCCTCGGCGAGACCACGCCTTCCGAATTACCTGACAAATTCGCCATGACCGTTCGCCGACCGATAGGTGTGGTCGGGCTGATCACTCCCTGGAATTTTCCAATAGCGATACCTGCATGGAAAATAATGCCTGCGCTCATATCCGGAAACACGATCGTGTTCAAGCCCGCAAGCGATACGCCGCTGCTGTCAATTGAACTCGTTAAAATTCTTGCTGAAGCAGGACTTCCGGAGGGCGTTTTAAATCTCGTGATGGGAGAAGGCAAGAGCGTGGGCGGGGCGATCGTCCATGACAGGAAGATCCGTGCGGTATCTTTCACGGGCTCGCTTGCGACAGGCAAATGGATACTTGGCGAGGCAGGCAAGGATATGAAAAGAGTTTCTCTTGAACTCGGCGGGAAAAATCCTATTATAGTGATGGATGATGCCAACCTCGATCTTGCCATCGATGGCGTCCTGTGGGGGGCTTTCGGGACTACTGGACAGCGCTGCACCGCCGCAAGCCGCGTTATAGTGCATGAAAAAATACTGCCCGAATTCCAGAAGAGATTCATTCAGAGGACAAAACGGCTAAAGCTGGGTAATGGTCTTGATGAAAATATTGATGTCGGGCCGGTCATCAATGGTTCGCAGCTTCAAAAAATCGCAAAGTATGTCGCGATCGGAAAAGATGAAGGAGCAAAACTGGCGCTTGGAGGAAATACAATAAAGCCACTGCCGGGATACTTTTTTGAGCCCACCATTTTTACAGATGTCGCTCCTGATATGCGGATAGCGCAGGAAGAGATATTTGGACCTGTGGTATCTCTGATCAAGGCCGGAGACCTTGACGAGGCGATAAACATCGCCAACTCGGTGGAATACGGTCTCTCTTCTTCCATCTATACGGAAAACATGACAAGCGCATTCAGGGCGATTGAAAAAATCGAAGCTGGTATCACGTATGTAAACGCCCCGACGATAGGTTCTGAGATCCACCTGCCCTTTGGGGGTGTGAAATCCACAGGGAACGGCACGCGTGAAGCCGGTACAACCGCTATAGAGGAGTTCACGGAGCTAAAAACAGTATATTTCGATTACAGCGGAAAACTTCAGAAAGCGCAGATAGACATAGAGTAG
- a CDS encoding serine--tRNA ligase: MEPYFHLKGSYKTSADASAARAEIEKFIEEAKTTILQKGVPAGRGARILEWDIRDNSVFFDIESDRYLRAHDAFIRLRKPLAGVLGKEYRIGVRGAEIEEFIVSLPSEQQLQAKKIPHVKTIEFKEGMITLSLDVGEAELENKVPDRIISLIEDKIAAQSFGGKAEHWSLMWESPRKEMKFKADPTVEAEKRGWIRRSVGRGQWIHGAQMTRIFRTFEQIVLEEVIEPLGYTEMLFPKLDPWDVLKHSGHAKGVYPEIYYVCPPKTRDPAFWEEVIDSYKVTLEVPLDLIAEKIDKPLGAMCYAQCPSFWPFLQGKTIAEDSLPIKVFDRSGTSHRYESGGIHGMERVDEFHRIELVFIGTQEQVTAHSKNMQECYKRIFNDILDLEWRMAWVTPWFMAQEGLTGLAEKKDVGTIDFEAPLPYRGKDGEWLEFQNLSINGDKYPKGFNVKSQSGKEVWSGCSGIGLERWASTFFAQKGFDQKDWPDKFMEKVGEMPKGIRFM; this comes from the coding sequence ATGGAACCTTACTTTCACCTGAAGGGCAGTTATAAAACAAGCGCCGACGCATCCGCTGCACGCGCTGAAATCGAAAAGTTCATTGAAGAAGCAAAAACAACTATACTGCAAAAAGGCGTCCCAGCAGGGAGAGGCGCGAGGATTCTTGAATGGGACATCAGGGATAACAGCGTGTTCTTCGATATAGAATCGGACCGATACCTTCGAGCCCATGATGCCTTCATAAGGCTTCGCAAGCCCCTCGCAGGCGTACTTGGTAAGGAATACAGGATAGGAGTAAGAGGGGCGGAAATCGAGGAATTCATAGTTTCATTGCCTTCCGAACAGCAGCTGCAGGCCAAAAAAATACCCCATGTGAAAACAATCGAATTCAAAGAAGGGATGATAACCCTCTCGCTCGATGTCGGGGAAGCCGAACTTGAGAACAAGGTTCCCGACAGGATTATCTCTCTCATCGAGGACAAGATAGCGGCGCAAAGCTTCGGCGGCAAGGCTGAGCACTGGAGCCTGATGTGGGAAAGCCCCAGGAAAGAGATGAAATTCAAAGCAGACCCGACGGTTGAGGCCGAAAAGAGGGGATGGATAAGGCGCTCAGTTGGCCGCGGCCAGTGGATACACGGGGCTCAGATGACCCGCATCTTCAGGACATTTGAGCAGATCGTCCTGGAAGAGGTGATAGAGCCCCTTGGTTACACAGAGATGCTATTCCCAAAGCTTGACCCGTGGGACGTATTGAAACATTCAGGTCATGCAAAGGGCGTGTATCCTGAGATATATTACGTCTGCCCCCCAAAGACAAGAGACCCCGCATTCTGGGAGGAGGTTATTGATTCTTACAAGGTCACACTTGAAGTGCCCCTTGACCTCATCGCCGAGAAGATCGATAAACCCCTCGGCGCCATGTGCTATGCCCAATGCCCGTCATTCTGGCCATTCCTTCAGGGAAAGACCATCGCAGAAGATTCCCTTCCCATTAAGGTTTTTGACCGCTCCGGCACATCGCACAGGTATGAGAGCGGCGGCATACATGGCATGGAGAGGGTGGATGAATTCCACAGGATAGAGCTTGTTTTCATAGGCACCCAGGAGCAGGTCACCGCCCATTCAAAGAATATGCAGGAATGCTACAAGCGAATCTTCAATGACATACTTGACCTTGAATGGAGAATGGCATGGGTCACACCCTGGTTCATGGCCCAGGAAGGGCTTACCGGGCTTGCCGAGAAAAAGGATGTGGGTACCATTGATTTCGAGGCGCCGCTGCCATATCGCGGAAAAGACGGCGAGTGGCTTGAGTTCCAGAACCTGAGCATCAATGGCGATAAGTATCCAAAGGGCTTCAATGTGAAATCTCAGTCAGGAAAGGAGGTATGGAGCGGATGCTCCGGCATCGGACTTGAGAGGTGGGCGAGCACGTTCTTTGCACAGAAAGGATTTGATCAGAAGGACTGGCCGGATAAGTTCATGGAGAAGGTAGGGGAGATGCCGAAAGGGATAAGGTTCATGTGA